In the Primulina tabacum isolate GXHZ01 chromosome 7, ASM2559414v2, whole genome shotgun sequence genome, ctttgtcgattcagattatgcaggtgatcctgataagaggaaatctactactggttatgtgtttacatttgtagggggagcagtaagctgggtttcaaaactgcagacagttgtggcgttatctacaacagaggcagaatacatggcagctactcaatcttgcaaggaggcaatatggattaaaaggttattggaggataTCGGACACAAACAAGataatgttcctttgttttgtgatagtcagagtgccttgcacatcgcaagaaaTCCAgtctttcattccaggactaaacacattggagtacaatttcactttgtgcgggaagtagtagaagaaggaagcgtggatatgcagaagatccatacgaaggacaacatagctgattttctgatcaagccagtgaacactgataagtttgagtggtgtagatcctcaagtggtctaACGGAAACGTAAGTAGCAGGgaatggcaagattgaaaggatgtgtggagatgtgtttgattctcaatcaaatctccaagtgggagaaatgtcggcaataATTATTGTAGGGACCACATGCTTTGTTGCCTTCtttgaagagaaaaaaaatgtgGGTTGCTATTTCGGAGGAAATTTCGTGGAAGATGGAagacgcgttttatacgcaTCTTCACACGGTCAAGAGGCTCTATAAATAAAGcccccccttcattctgaaatcatcccttcttcgagttttctctcatcttataagcatttgagtgcttagttctataatatttgtgaggtgttttgttctcctgtattaagagagtgtgtgttctcttcggaaacacagtgagtgagttgtacaccataaaatattatagtggaattcttttcatcttgcccgtggtttttaccctaataatttttaggggttttccacgtaaatctcggtgtatattttattctttattttcgggttttattatctcaaattccgcacgtgggaccaacaattCCACCATGATGTATGGACGAGTGACAATGATTCATCACACGTGTCATGAGCTAAATGGATGAAGACACTACTCATATGAGTATCATCTACCAAACCCAGAAAAAAGAAGCCTCGACCTTGTGTCAGTTTTGATGTCTGTATCCGGTGCACATAACACAGTGACAAATTCCAACACATTTTTATTCTTTGAACACTAGTTTTATGCAACCACCATTCCACGTCTATAGTTatacatttatatttttatacatcTCCTTTCCTAGATTTGGCCAAATTACTTGCTATAtcgtttaaaaataatataacaaaaaaaattacctTTTCTTGTGTTGCTTCAAATTTCTTTATCTCTAAGTGATCGCGATAGAACAATATCTGCAAGTAAAGAACCAAGCAAAAGTGAGGGTGTTGAGTAGGAAGCAGTAACTAAAGCTAAAGCTCATCATATATAAGCTCCATAACATGAAAATGGACCTTGTTCTGAAACTCGATATTTGATGCATCAGTTGCCACAACCAGAACCCCAAGACAATTATTGAGATCAACACAGAAGGGGCAAAATATAGAATCATATACACAACCATCTTCCTTGCACCAAATTCCTTGTCCTGATGCACCTTCTCTAGCTGTTCCGCACAGACGCTTATCAATTGATGATGCATCTGATACCAAAACATCCACACTTGACGCTCCTGCAGCTACAGCTTCAAAAGGCTTTTTCCATAGGGAAGTCAAATAACCTTTCGACGATGAAATAGGTGAACACTTAACACCCAAATTGTTTTCTGGCAGACCGAGTGGATTTCTGCAGATTGAGCAGAAGATTTGTAGACTCTGATCCATATTAAGGTTATATGAGGTGTATGATCCAACAAAATTATTAAGACTTGAGGATGGAAACGATTTATCTTTGTCAAATTTATTTTCTGAATGAATCAACTCATCAGTCCTGTGGTTCACATCTGTAGTTGTTACTGAGCTCGCCAAAGAACCAAAACTATCAGGAATTGAGAAAGGTGGAGTATTAAATGTCCTGACAGAGCCACTTGATGGCAGACCTGTGAATTTCCTCCTTTTCCAACCATGAGAATTGACACTCCAGGGTGAATCAGCTTCAGGTTGTATGTTGTTTGCTTTAGTCTCAGGAGTAGTGACAAGTTCTTTAATAGGACCAGCATATGAACTCCGAAGAGAGGTTGGTTGAAATGAAGATGGCTCTGGAAGCACCATGGAGCCATGGTCAGCTCTGGGACTTGAGTATTCATGCTTGGAGAAGAATTCTAGAGTTTTTACAAGGCTAGGGGCATTTATACCAGGCGTTTCTTGAATAACAGTAAGAACTAAATCATCTGGGGACGGTGCCACTGAAGGAGTCACAGACCACCTGCATAGTGAGTATTTTAACGGTAGTTAAAAAGAGAGCACAACAAGGCGCACAAGAGAATTGTCATTAAGATGACTAACGAAGTTCATGGTTGATAGTACACCTAAAATACTGCCAACTTCTCCTAAAATCATAGTGAAACGGAGAAGAATCTTAAACAGTGGTTGACTTGTTCACTTAAATTATGGCTGAGATCAAACCAATAAAAGCTTGGCCCGAAtaagttaaaaacaaaattttcataatagccttttcaaatatcaaaaggggGTCAAATCCACTTTCACAAAATTGAAGTCTGAAAATTACCTTGAATCCGTTCCAGTATCAAATTCTAGGTCAATATATTCTCGAACACCGGACTCCTTTTTATCCATTATCTTGACTACTTCACCTCTAGTTTGAGTAGTCAGTGAATTATGTTTATCTGAAGGAAATGAAGGGTGAATAATCACCAGATTTGGTCTGAAAGAAACCTAACAGCTTctttattttcagaaaaataattTGATTCCACTTGATGATAATTACCAGATTTGATCACTTTATGACTCTTCTTTCTTGTCCCCTTTTTCTCATCAACTGTATTAACGTTTTCATTATCAATAGCAGAATTTTGTGATGAATTTGCAATGCGATCCTGCATTCAGAAAAATCAGTGGCTTCagtcaaatatttattatatcagTGGCTTCAGTCAAATATTTGGCTTACAGGATAAATATATTCTCATACCTTCACATCTCCGAAAAAAGATTTCAAACTGCTAATCGATTCCTCAAAGCAACTATACAGCTTAATTGAATCACGCAACCACTTTGAAATGTTTGTCCTATTTCTATCTTTGTGGAAACGCTCATCTGCATTCAAATCGAACAATATTGTgctaaaatttcgaaaatactaTTTAAAAGCCAATATACATTGGTGAAGGCTTATCTAAACTTTAAAACTTGTTAAAGTTGAGCACAGAAATGGACCACCAGGACATCTTCTAACGCAAAATGCAATATAAACTTtgtaatatttatataaaagaaaacaaaaaatcaaAGGAATTATTTTGGTTGCAAATCAATCCAATCATTTGGTCACAAAACAGATGAAATAATGCAATAAAAGCACCTTGTGatactaattaattattttctttcaaacAGAAGCCTATTTCGTTAATTCCTTTTCAGTTATATCCATTGGTTGAATGGACAGATATGCTTGACAATCCAATTCCAGCACCTCAGCATCAGAAAAAGAtttcaaatgaaaaaaaaagcACAAGTTTGAGGATTTCTCTCATGTAAATGCCTAAATACTGCTGCTCTACAATGAACGAAAAGTTAGTACTCAACATATGGATATGGGTAGCTTAtcatttgtgaagaagtttAATCACAAGTACCTAAGTAGATGATAGCTCCATAATCAAATCTGTGTCGTATGCAGCGACctgcaaaaagaaaaaaactatTAACATGATTAGGTAACGTAGTTAATAACAATTAGCATCAAAAGCATTACCAAAAATATATAGCAGTAGCAACGAAGTAGATCATTGGGTATTGAGAGTTATtagagtttttttaaaaaaccttttcaactattttttaagaaaataacaTATATTTCAAATACATTTGACAagattattttcttaaaaaaaataactgaCCAAAGTTATTTTACAAATTATCTAATGTTAGTTATATAGGAGGAACTAACGCATAAATCAGAAGTGACTAAATCCATTGAGTCCTATAGTGATGGTTCTTGTGAGGGCCTAGCAAGGCTAAGTTATGTACGAGCTGGACGCTTTAGATAATAGCAGTCAGAAGATTACAAATTTACGATGCTGGGCAGTCGATGGAGTATTGTGATGAGGGTTGGAAAACCGAAGAAGGCAGTCAACTGCTCAACAGTGTGCATTTGGGAGCTCAGCTACTGTCTCACCGATGTCAACAAGACAAGGTTTCGGGGAGTCaacatttaatttaacattAAGATTATCCAAGCTGAGTCAGCCAAACTCCAAAAATGTAATCATACAATAGAGTGAAGGATCGGTAGGTTGCCAAGCAGCTAAAGTCAGGTTAACCAGAACAGTTGATAACCAGCAAGGACAAGAAGTAGAAGAGGTCTGTAACTATACACGTGAACAGAATACTAAAGATAACACTTGCAACCATTCTAGGTTAGTTTTACATAAAATTTTGGAAGCAAGACTGTAGAATAATCCtgcaaaataaaatttatttatgctaACAGTAATGGTGGTTCCACTCTAGCAAAGACCCGTTTGCAAATGTTTCAAGTTTTTTTAGTATTGCACTATTTTTAATCtctttaaaaacataaaaaatcatTGTACCATGAAGACGAATCAAACATGCGATAAAGAACATTCTGAGCCCCAATGTTCGGTTAATAAATCTTGTTCTGAAACTAAAGAACGGGATTAATTTTGCCTTTCACGATTATGACATATGAGGTCAAACAAGCGCATAAGATCCATAGTTGTCAATCGCGCATAGCGCCCCGTAGCGCAAAGGTTGCCCATGGCTATAGCGCGTAGCGAATAGCGTAGCGAGGGTTATTTGAAAGTAAAACGCCAcgagtatataaatatataatataaagcaTATAGtaacatcaatttaaaaaaCTTAATTTCCAGCATAATATTCCATCAATTTTAATCGTAAAATACTAATTTctgaaattattttaagttttttcatTGAAATATCATAGAAGACAGAAAAAAAAAGCAAGAAATGCAGGAAAATATAATTTCCAACAAAAACCTAACTAAGTATGCCGAAAAAACCAAAattaaaaagcaaaaaaaagGATATAAAATAAGCATGTAGCTTTGCTTTGCAATAGCGCCGCTATTTCAGCTATCGCGATTGTCGCTATAGTGCCAATAGCGAGGATAGCGAGCGCTATTGCAAAGTCCATGGCGTGTAGCGGTCCGTAGCGATGTGGTGTCGCTTCGCCACGCTATTCGCTATAGCGAGGGCTACGGGGGCTATTGACAACTATGATAAGATCTTCGACTACGGAGTCAACATTCACCAATGCACCTGTAAGGCACATGGCACTACTCCTTTTGGGCCTGCTTGGACCGAACCAAAGCTTATCTCATGACAGCCCATATGACACTTCTCATAGAACTCTCCACCCCTAACAATGGAGTACATGTATCCCCAACTCAAGAACTCGAGATCTCCACAAGTACTTAGATTAAAGAGATTTGGTAACAGGAGATCTTGGGTTCAAGACTTGGGGAGACAAATACTCAACTGCCAGGGGTTGAGAGTTCTCTGAATAAGTGTAGCATGGACTGGCATGTGAGAAACTTTGGCTCAGTCCAAGTAGGCCCAAAAGAGGTAGTAGCTCAACTGATATTAAGTCTATTTAATCCAAGTACTTGTCTTGGATGTCTTGGGTTCGAAAGGCACGTACTTCACTGCCAGGGGTGGAGATTTTTGTGAGTAAGTGCCGCATGGGCTGCCATGAGGGAAGCTTTGGTTCGGTCCAAGTAGGCCCAAAAGGGCTAGAGCCATGGGCCTTACTACGTGCCTCCCCAAGTAGCTCAATTAGTACTAAATCTTTTTAATCCAAGTGCTTGCCCCGGAGGTTTTGGGTTCAACACTTGGAGAGATACATACTCCATTGCTAGTGGTGGAGAGCTCCGTGATTAAGTGCCGCATGGGCTACCATGAGGAAAGCTTAGGCTAGGTCCTGCTCGATCTAAGCAGGCCCATAAAGAGTAATGTCATGGCCTTACAACGCCATTTCAACAAgtataatttgaaattaatacTCATGATACATTCATTGTGATATATGAGTATATCATGTTTCATTTTTATTTGTATTCTattatattcaatttatttttgtgTGGTTATACTATGTTATATAACGTAAGAATGTTTTCgctattatttattttgtcttatTCTCATGTTTATTGAGCAAGTCACTCACCATTTGCCCCAAAACTGGCTAGGCGTCAGAAATGAAATGTCAGGAAAACATTTATGATTCAGGAGCTCGAGAGGTTAGTACTCTTGAATTCAAACTCTGAGAAGTGAGAAGTCGGGCATGACTTAGagaaaatttagatttattttcagcATGACTCCAAGATATTTATTGCGTTTTGCAAACGTAAGGAGTGCTGACCGCCATTCAGATTTGTTCTAACTATATTGTCTCGGCAAACTTCTCGACTAAGAGTTGCAGATTCAGTGTACATGAATTTGTTCCGAATaattattattcagattttcaCCATTCAAGATTCCAGTAGGTACGAAATGTCAAATTTTCACCTTTCACAAGTTTACTACTTACTGATGCTCTAAAACCATCAACAATATCAGGCAATAAAAATATCTACATCTATTGATGCCAGAAATTGTTGTAACCACATTTTTTACAGCATGAACAATGACAATAAAGATTACTCATTTTTCACATTTTGTTAGCCCTTCAATCCAAATGGCAAATGTATTAAAGTAAGAGAAAAGGACAGGGAAAAGCTGAAGGGGGAAGAAGATACACAATCATTTTTAAGTTGAAGAACGCAGCAATGTGAAGAAAAAACTCAGAATTGGAATGAAGCTTTGATTAATTGGCAAAATTTGAAGGCAAAAACAAAATAGCCAATACTCTTTGATATTCTAAACAAACAACTGAATTTTatgaaaaaacaaataaatgtgATTTGTGTGGATAAAGCTACTAGGAATTGAAAGTAACTTAACATTAAAAGACATGCACACATGCTGATTATCGATAACAAGACTCAtaaaatttttgggtaaatcATTATGCACAAGAATAAGTACCTGTAGCTTGATTAAGAGCCCTGAAGGCTTGCTGACAGTACCACTCGTTCCCGTTTAAGAGGTTTTTTGACAACTCATATGTATCGTTGAACTTCTTCTTTTGAGCAACTTTAATGTCATAACTGGCAGTCAATGATCAAGAATTACTAAAAGGATCAAGGCAACTCAATAGTAATTAAGTGTAGAAAAGAGCAATCTTACGAGTTTGGAAAGGGTATCCCAACAATCACCTGAGGTGGTTAAAGCATAACATTGATAGAACATATCATTTCGACTTGATTGAACAAAATATCATTAGTTTAGCCTTCTTTTAAATAGTAAATTTCAGAAATCTGTTATTCagaatttaaaatgaaaaactTGCATGCAGACCCTTGATAATGTTCAATTAGTAAGATAAACAGTCCTATTACAGAAGATATATGGAAGGATACAACAGCTCGAGCATTATCATCTGAAAAGTCCATCCCTTCAGATACCTGCAAAGATCAATGCTCGATGTAAAGCTCAACTGGACATATATAGATGCACAGAATTCATAAGGAGCATATGTCCCTCAGAATTTAAGGCAAATGTTGCGAAGTTCTGAACAGCTATTGTTAGAACcatgaaaaaattaaatatttaagtaAGAATCTGATTATTATTGTTGATTGTGTATTCTTTTCCTTGTACATTCCAATTTTGTGGTTAAATAATGGGAAagtttaaacaaaaataaacaaaataataaaggtTTAAATCCACAGCTTTACTCAATTAGATGGAACTAAATCCATCTTAAACAGTTAGTTGCCGAAAATGACATTGTATGCATGCAAAAGGTATATTCATCACCACAAATCAGGATAAAAGATAACAGTCttttcatgatcatgtttttcCCCATTAAAATCATACCTCACATTTGATGTCCAATAAACAAAAAATCGAAATAAATTACCTTTCCTCGACAAACAGCAAGAAAAGCAGCGCcttctttgttttcttctttAAGGGTCATCATGCCATTTTTTAGACCTGATGTTTTACTTCTTATCTTTCTGGTGTTGACCTGCTTTGATCCCCGTTGAATAGTATTATAGAAACCCTTTAAAACAGGCTCCAAAGCATCCTGACCAGCTCCTCTTGGTTCTAAACAAACAGCAGAATTAAGTATTGTAGAGGAGGGTAGATAAAAGCAGCTGAATCAAGATATGGAAACCGTGTGCAAACGAAAGATTCACTCCAATTTCAAAGCAAAGAAGTCTACTAGAAAGGAGTTCAACTATCTACCAACAAACAAGGACTTCTGAGCATTTAACCGAGACCATTGACCAGTTTCCTGCCACCGAGTGCTTAGTTTATCCAGCAGCTTGTAACTAGGGAAGAATACTAGACACCCACCGGGAACCACCTTGCATATTTCTTCCAAAGATGTGCCTACTTCATCCTTTGAAAGAACATAGTAACTTTCATCAATTTGAGAGAGAACTCTTTTTTGTATCAATACGAAATTGATAGTATAAGCACAAACCTGGAAAGCATATTCATCTGCTGTCTTATAACTTGCATTTAATGGATAATTACCGGGACCATGGGCAATTGCAGCTGCCCATACCTAGGGCAGACGACTGGTCAACTTTCAGATTGGACAAATAGGAAGCAAATTCATCCAAAAGATATAAACACGGCAAAAAGTTTATTTTACCTGTGAATCTACATCAATGATGTGTGGAGCTTCCAAACAAGTGCCAAACTGAACACCAAGTTCAGATGAAAAAGTGTTCAACGGTGACAGAGTCCTTAAAAGATGAGAAAACCATCGTCAAATAAGTAAGTTATATTGATTAAAGATGATTATGCCTAGCAAAGATGTGAGCTACAAGAAACTCTGTTTGACAGTGATTGCATTCAGTCGGATCAAGCTGTGCAACATGATTCAAACACGTCAAAATTATAGAGCACTCACGAAAATCCAAGCAACAACGTGAGCAACAGATTTCTCCAATCAATCATCCCCAATTAGTATAGTCTATCAATCTAGGAATGTTTCATTCTGTGAAAATGATTAACATTTAACAAGAAATGCCTCAGTGAACTGAATATAACTATATTTACCCTGAAGTCAGAATTACTGACTGAGAAAACTCTgcaatagttttgaaaatgacAGCTGGATTCAAGCACCAGAGACTAAATATGACTGTCCAGCCACCTGCAGCGTTTTGTGAACTATATTATAAAGCCTTTCACAAAGATGAATACTAGAAGCTGAATAAGCACCTGAACTATCTGTGTAATGAAGATTAGGTGTGCTTATAGAAGATACTTTTGTGAACTATCTTACATCAATGGTCCTCGTATAGTTGCTCAAAAATGAAGTTTGCATACagccaaaaataataataataataaaatgtaaATACAGATGGCGATAACAAGAAACTCTTTCGTGTGAGAAGGCCTGGGACATCAAGATTCTTATTTCACTCATTCACTGTTCCATTTTAGTTAAATTGACTAACTATGCAAGAATAGGAATCACCCAACAACTTATTATTAAACTCTTCAAGCTTTATCACGCTTTTAAGCTCCACATCAGCGAGGGGAATACAAATATTGATCAAAAGTTACtagataaaataatcataatttagTGTAGATCACCAACTTTCACCTTTCTGCATATATCGTTGCAATCCCAATTCATAGTCATAAGCATGAATACCATTTCCACCAAAGAAGTAACTAAGCGATGAGAACAATCCTGTACAATATTCACAAATCCAGTGATAACACATAAAAATTTACTTCATTGGATAAATAGAAGAATATGGGTATGAATAGTTTGCCTTCAAGGGTAGTTGCTGCGATTCCACTTAAatgaggaatgtctggttcagCTTCCGAGGCAGCTTTGATAGCCTTAAAAGTGATTGCCCGTCATTAAGAAAAGAGCAGGTATAGGTAAATATACCAACAAGTAGTAACTACCTTTTTGGCACATTCTCCCAAGATTGAGAAGTTCTGCAGTGAAATATTGGCTTCATGTAGCTCTTTTAAGGCCTTATCTCCAGTCCAACTGACGAACATTGGTTacggaaaataaaaaaaagttaaaagtATTATAAGTTGAAGTTTCAATTTATAATGTAACCAAATATATCAAGAAAAAATGAGGACACTTCTGGAATAGTCGTTCCATTAGAGGCTAACTATGTTTTTCCTCAAAAGTTCCCTCTGCCAAAAGGCTGAAAAAGAATCCAGCAACAAAGTTCGGAGAAGTTCGGAATTTTCTTGTTCTGTGAATATCTTTTTTAACTCACTCCAACACCAGTTTGCTTAAGGAAGTGAATGGATTCCTAAGCTCATAATTTTTACTGCGAGCCtagatttaaaattttggatGGGCATGGGCTTTTAATCCAGAATACAATATAAAAGATAATCGTAAGTATAACAAAGTCTTCTATTCTATGTACCAATACGCATGGCTTTGAACTTATGCAACAACAGCATCAACAAAGTGAGATGGTtaataaattttcaaatgaCTTACCAACGGAAATAACGCTGAAATTCACGCTTTACTAGAGTATTTTTCCTCCTATCAATCCAACTCAAGATGTCCTACACCAAATAAAAGAGTTTTCAAACAACTGGAATGAAGTAAAAGAAGCAAATGGAGAgctcaacaacaaaaaaaagcACCTGCATCATCTCGAACAAAGGCTGGTAAGTCATGGCATCATTGAGGCTCAGTTGCCCCAGATCTGTCTGTAAATCTTCCAAAACACCGCAGTTTGAGATGATTTAACAGGTAACAAATAAAAGAAGAGTAGAGGCTTGTACTTACGTAACAAAGCCTCTTCTTCAACATCGATACTACCAGCATCACGAGCTATGTCTTCTATGTTGCTGAAACCAAAAAAAACTAGAGAATAAATACTACAAACTTTAAGCTTAAACTGTTGTATTCCAACTGTTACTGTTTTTCAGGTAAATGGGCCATTACAACATCAAAACATTTAGATAAGATGTTAACTCGTACATATGTCCTAAAAAACTTTGCAGGCGCTATGTTGAAGTGATTTTTCGATAATTGAGTAAGGGTACTTCTTGGAAAACGATAGTTATTTATTTATCAGCACATATGTTGGAGGAAAGGGAA is a window encoding:
- the LOC142551379 gene encoding uncharacterized protein LOC142551379 isoform X3, whose product is MADSASPQSISPASLSDADPKSIPNSKNTVHIGGLLVEFPYRPYGSQLAFMNRVISTLDRSQRDGHCHALLESPTGTGKSLSLLCSALSWQQNQKSKNIQANLMHSSSRANPEAVSDPINHGGGFIPETQPSGNPGVPPPPATGAKKEKPKLAPTIFYSSRTHSQITQVIREYKKTSYRVPMAVLGSRKHYCTNPYVRGEENVDEQCKLLLKNTEDTCPEFKNVHKVKGHPSLQKGGCHEVHDIEDLVKVGQVVKGCSYFAARSMAQDAELVFCPYNYIMNPIIREAMEVDIDGSVIIFDEAHNIEDIARDAGSIDVEEEALLHLQTDLGQLSLNDAMTYQPLFEMMQDILSWIDRRKNTLVKREFQRYFRCWTGDKALKELHEANISLQNFSILGECAKKAIKAASEAEPDIPHLSGIAATTLEGLFSSLSYFFGGNGIHAYDYELGLQRYMQKGGWTVIFSLWCLNPAVIFKTIAEFSQSVILTSGTLSPLNTFSSELGVQFGTCLEAPHIIDVDSQVWAAAIAHGPGNYPLNASYKTADEYAFQDEVGTSLEEICKVVPGGCLVFFPSYKLLDKLSTRWQETGQWSRLNAQKSLFVEPRGAGQDALEPVLKGFYNTIQRGSKQVNTRKIRSKTSGLKNGMMTLKEENKEGAAFLAVCRGKVSEGMDFSDDNARAVVIVGIPFPNSYDIKVAQKKKFNDTYELSKNLLNGNEWYCQQAFRALNQATGRCIRHRFDYGAIIYLDERFHKDRNRTNISKWLRDSIKLYSCFEESISSLKSFFGDVKDRIANSSQNSAIDNENVNTVDEKKGTRKKSHKVIKSDKHNSLTTQTRGEVVKIMDKKESGVREYIDLEFDTGTDSRWSVTPSVAPSPDDLVLTVIQETPEPSSFQPTSLRSSYAGPIKELVTTPETKANNIQPEADSPWSVNSHGWKRRKFTGLPSSGSVRTFNTPPFSIPDSFGSLASSVTTTDVNHRTDELIHSENKFDKDKSFPSSSLNNFVGSYTSYNLNMDQSLQIFCSICRNPLGLPENNLGVKCSPISSSKGYLTSLWKKPFEAVAAGASSVDVLVSDASSIDKRLCGTAREGASGQGIWCKEDGCVYDSIFCPFCVDLNNCLGVLVVATDASNIEFQNKILFYRDHLEIKKFEATQEKALSPPDKSITGKKAGVIPIENFAYISPTQDSGGWKHTRSRIRLPNKS
- the LOC142551379 gene encoding uncharacterized protein LOC142551379 isoform X1; this translates as MADSASPQSISPASLSDADPKSIPNSKNTVHIGGLLVEFPYRPYGSQLAFMNRVISTLDRSQRDGHCHALLESPTGTGKSLSLLCSALSWQQNQKSKNIQANLMHSSSRANPEAVSDPINHGGGFIPETQPSGNPGVPPPPATGAKKEKPKLAPTIFYSSRTHSQITQVIREYKKTSYRVPMAVLGSRKHYCTNPYVRGEENVDEQCKLLLKNTEDTCPEFKNVHKVKGHPSLQKGGCHEVHDIEDLVKVGQVVKGCSYFAARSMAQDAELVFCPYNYIMNPIIREAMEVDIDGSVIIFDEAHNIEDIARDAGSIDVEEEALLHLQTDLGQLSLNDAMTYQPLFEMMQDILSWIDRRKNTLVKREFQRYFRCWTGDKALKELHEANISLQNFSILGECAKKAIKAASEAEPDIPHLSGIAATTLEGLFSSLSYFFGGNGIHAYDYELGLQRYMQKGGWTVIFSLWCLNPAVIFKTIAEFSQSVILTSGTLSPLNTFSSELGVQFGTCLEAPHIIDVDSQVWAAAIAHGPGNYPLNASYKTADEYAFQDEVGTSLEEICKVVPGGCLVFFPSYKLLDKLSTRWQETGQWSRLNAQKSLFVEPRGAGQDALEPVLKGFYNTIQRGSKQVNTRKIRSKTSGLKNGMMTLKEENKEGAAFLAVCRGKVSEGMDFSDDNARAVVIVGIPFPNSYDIKVAQKKKFNDTYELSKNLLNGNEWYCQQAFRALNQATGRCIRHRFDYGAIIYLDERFHKDRNRTNISKWLRDSIKLYSCFEESISSLKSFFGDVKDRIANSSQNSAIDNENVNTVDEKKGTRKKSHKVIKSDKHNSLTTQTRGEVVKIMDKKESGVREYIDLEFDTGTDSRWSVTPSVAPSPDDLVLTVIQETPGINAPSLVKTLEFFSKHEYSSPRADHGSMVLPEPSSFQPTSLRSSYAGPIKELVTTPETKANNIQPEADSPWSVNSHGWKRRKFTGLPSSGSVRTFNTPPFSIPDSFGSLASSVTTTDVNHRTDELIHSENKFDKDKSFPSSSLNNFVGSYTSYNLNMDQSLQIFCSICRNPLGLPENNLGVKCSPISSSKGYLTSLWKKPFEAVAAGASSVDVLVSDASSIDKRLCGTAREGASGQGIWCKEDGCVYDSIFCPFCVDLNNCLGVLVVATDASNIEFQNKILFYRDHLEIKKFEATQEKALSPPDKSITGKKAGVIPIENFAYISPTQDSGGWKHTRSRIRLPNKS
- the LOC142551379 gene encoding uncharacterized protein LOC142551379 isoform X2, producing the protein MADSASPQSISPASLSDADPKSIPNSKNTVHIGGLLVEFPYRPYGSQLAFMNRVISTLDRSQRDGHCHALLESPTGTGKSLSLLCSALSWQQNQKSKNIQANLMHSSSRANPEAVSDPINHGGGFIPETQPSGNPGVPPPPATGAKKEKPKLAPTIFYSSRTHSQITQVIREYKKTSYRVPMAVLGSRKHYCTNPYVRGEENVDEQCKLLLKNTEDTCPEFKNVHKVKGHPSLQKGGCHEVHDIEDLVKVGQVVKGCSYFAARSMAQDAELVFCPYNYIMNPIIREAMEVDIDGSVIIFDEAHNIEDIARDAGSIDVEEEALLHLQTDLGQLSLNDAMTYQPLFEMMQDILSWIDRRKNTLVKREFQRYFRCWTGDKALKELHEANISLQNFSILGECAKKAIKAASEAEPDIPHLSGIAATTLEGLFSSLSYFFGGNGIHAYDYELGLQRYMQKGGWTVIFSLWCLNPAVIFKTIAEFSQSVILTSGTLSPLNTFSSELGVQFGTCLEAPHIIDVDSQVWAAAIAHGPGNYPLNASYKTADEYAFQDEVGTSLEEICKVVPGGCLVFFPSYKLLDKLSTRWQETGQWSRLNAQKSLFVEPRGAGQDALEPVLKGFYNTIQRGSKQVNTRKIRSKTSGLKNGMMTLKEENKEGAAFLAVCRGKVSEGMDFSDDNARAVVIVGIPFPNSYDIKVAQKKKFNDTYELSKNLLNGNEWYCQQAFRALNQATGRCIRHRFDYGAIIYLDERFHKDRNRTNISKWLRDSIKLYSCFEESISSLKSFFGDVKDRIANSSQNSAIDNENVNTVDEKKGTRKKSHKVIKSDKHNSLTTQTRGEVVKIMDKKESGVREYIDLEFDTGTDSRWSVTPSVAPSPDDLVLTVIQETPGINAPSLVKTLEFFSKHEYSSPRADHGSMVLPEPSSFQPTSLRSSYAGPIKELVTTPETKANNIQPEADSPWSVNSHGWKRRKFTGLPSSGSVRTFNTPPFSIPDSFGSLASSVTTTDVNHRTDELIHSENKFDKDKSFPSSSLNNFVGSYTSYNLNMDQSLQIFCSICRNPLGLPENNLGVKCSPISSSKGYLTSLWKKPFEAVAAGASSVDVLVSDASSIDKRLCGTAREGASGQGIWCKEDGCVYDSIFCPFCVDLNNCLGVLVVATDASNIEFQNKILFYRDHLEIKKFEATQEKSITGKKAGVIPIENFAYISPTQDSGGWKHTRSRIRLPNKS